The following proteins come from a genomic window of Fusobacterium perfoetens:
- the thrS gene encoding threonine--tRNA ligase, with translation MKVELMDGSIKEFEKAENMFVIAKSISNSLVKKSVAAKVDGELKDMSYVLDHDAKVEFVTSDTEEGEEIIRHSAAHLMAQAVVRLFPGTKVTIGPAIENGFYYDFDSEEQFTPEDLEKIEAEMKKIAKEDLKIERVMMSRDEAIKHFEELGEIYKVEIIKDIAKGDELSFYKQGEFMDLCRGPHVPSTSHIKAFKLKSVAGAYWRGDAKNKMLQRIYGLAFSNNDKLKDYLVFLEEAEKRDHRRLGKELELFFVSEYGPGFPIFLPKGMVLKNTLIDLWRREHKKAGYVEIQTPTMLNKELWETSGHWFNYRENMYTTSIDETDFAIKPMNCPGGVLAYKNKIHSYKDLPERVGELGHVHRHEFSGALHGLMRVRAFTQDDAHIFMTPDQIEDEIIGVVQLIDKFYRGIFGFDYSIELSTKPEKAIGAQEIWDKAEAGLQGALEKIGVPYKLNPGDGAFYGPKLDFKIKDAIGRTWQCGTIQLDFNLPERFDIHYIGEDGEKHRPVMIHRVVYGSIERFIGILIEHYAGAFPMWLAPTQVRILTLNDDVVPYAKEVKAMLEARDIRVELDDRAETIGYKIREANGKYKIPMQLIIGKAEAENREVNIRRFGEKDQKTMKLDEFIPYAVDEATLKIKETK, from the coding sequence ATGAAAGTAGAATTAATGGACGGAAGCATAAAAGAATTTGAAAAAGCAGAAAATATGTTTGTCATAGCTAAATCTATAAGCAATTCTTTAGTAAAAAAATCTGTCGCAGCAAAAGTAGATGGAGAATTAAAAGATATGTCTTATGTTTTAGATCACGACGCAAAAGTTGAGTTTGTAACTTCTGATACTGAAGAGGGAGAAGAAATCATAAGACACTCAGCAGCTCACTTAATGGCTCAAGCTGTTGTTAGATTATTCCCAGGAACAAAAGTTACAATAGGGCCTGCTATTGAAAATGGATTCTATTATGACTTTGACTCAGAAGAACAATTTACTCCAGAAGATTTGGAAAAAATTGAAGCTGAAATGAAAAAAATAGCTAAAGAAGATTTAAAAATAGAAAGAGTTATGATGTCAAGAGACGAAGCTATAAAACACTTTGAAGAATTAGGAGAAATCTACAAAGTAGAAATCATAAAAGATATAGCTAAAGGTGATGAATTATCTTTCTACAAACAAGGTGAATTTATGGACCTTTGTAGAGGACCTCACGTACCATCAACTTCTCATATAAAAGCTTTCAAACTAAAATCAGTTGCAGGAGCTTATTGGAGAGGGGACGCTAAAAATAAAATGCTACAAAGAATTTATGGATTAGCATTCTCTAACAATGATAAATTAAAAGATTACTTAGTATTCTTAGAAGAAGCTGAAAAAAGAGATCACAGAAGACTTGGAAAAGAATTAGAATTATTCTTCGTAAGTGAATATGGACCAGGATTCCCTATATTCTTACCAAAAGGAATGGTTCTAAAAAATACTTTAATAGATTTATGGAGAAGAGAACATAAAAAAGCTGGATATGTAGAAATCCAAACTCCAACAATGCTTAATAAAGAACTTTGGGAAACTTCAGGACACTGGTTCAACTATAGAGAAAATATGTATACTACTTCAATAGATGAAACAGATTTCGCTATAAAACCAATGAACTGTCCAGGAGGAGTTTTAGCTTATAAAAATAAAATCCATTCTTACAAAGATTTACCAGAAAGAGTTGGAGAATTAGGACACGTACATAGACACGAATTTTCTGGAGCTCTACACGGACTTATGAGAGTTAGAGCATTCACTCAAGACGATGCTCATATCTTTATGACTCCAGACCAAATCGAAGATGAAATTATAGGAGTAGTTCAACTTATAGATAAATTCTATAGAGGAATCTTTGGATTTGACTATTCAATAGAATTATCAACAAAACCAGAAAAAGCTATCGGAGCTCAAGAAATTTGGGATAAAGCAGAAGCAGGATTACAAGGAGCTTTAGAAAAAATAGGAGTTCCTTATAAATTAAACCCTGGAGATGGAGCTTTCTACGGACCAAAATTAGACTTCAAAATTAAAGATGCTATCGGAAGAACTTGGCAATGTGGAACAATCCAATTAGACTTCAACTTACCAGAAAGATTTGATATTCACTACATCGGTGAAGATGGAGAAAAACATAGACCAGTAATGATTCACAGAGTTGTTTATGGATCAATCGAAAGATTTATCGGAATCTTAATAGAACACTATGCAGGAGCTTTCCCTATGTGGTTAGCACCTACTCAAGTAAGAATTTTAACTCTTAACGATGATGTAGTTCCTTATGCAAAAGAAGTAAAAGCTATGTTAGAAGCTCGTGATATAAGAGTAGAACTTGACGACAGAGCAGAAACTATCGGATATAAAATCAGAGAAGCTAATGGAAAATATAAAATACCTATGCAACTTATTATAGGTAAAGCTGAAGCTGAAAACAGAGAAGTTAATATAAGAAGATTTGGAGAAAAAGATCAAAAAACTATGAAACTTGATGAATTTATTCCATATGCTGTTGATGAAGCTACTTTAAAAATAAAAGAAACTAAATAA